CCTGGGGCTGTTTATCTTCGGGCCGCTCGTTGAACGCTCTTTTGGTAGCGCACGGTACCTGGCAATTTACGTCCTCGCCGGCCTCTTCGGCAGCGTGCTGAGCTACAACCTGAACGACCTCTCGGTCGGCGCAGGGGCGAGCGGCGCGCTGTTCGGAATAATGGGCGCGTTCGCCGCGTTCTTCGTCATGCAGCGCAAGACCTTCGGCGCAGTGGCCCAGCGCAGCCTGACCGGCATTGCGGTTCTTGCCGTGATCAACTTCGCGTTCGGGCTCTCGACCCCCGGAATCGATAACTGGGCGCACCTGGGCGGCCTGGCCGGCGGCTTCTTCCTGGGCCTTGCGTTCGCGCCGCAGTATGAGGTCGTTAACTCGATCTTCGGCCTACCTATCGCGTTGAAGGACAACAATTCAATAACCCGCCGCTGGTGGGTGCTGCCGGCTGCCGCGATCGTGCTCGCAGGCGGGGGGGCTCTGGGCACGACGAGCGCGCCGGAG
This genomic stretch from SAR202 cluster bacterium harbors:
- a CDS encoding rhomboid family intramembrane serine protease; translated protein: MALPSIVDKPRVTWALLAINIVVWLGMEIWGDSTNGETLIDFGAMFSPLIANGEYWRLFTAMFLHVGMYHLFTNGLGLFIFGPLVERSFGSARYLAIYVLAGLFGSVLSYNLNDLSVGAGASGALFGIMGAFAAFFVMQRKTFGAVAQRSLTGIAVLAVINFAFGLSTPGIDNWAHLGGLAGGFFLGLAFAPQYEVVNSIFGLPIALKDNNSITRRWWVLPAAAIVLAGGGALGTTSAPETPFTRYYVAERNFNQGDYSRALTEVNRAMEINSDMPEAHLLRGKIRMETGDYIGAQTDLARAVVLARAHGFRRMESEAIRLLLEVRARN